One stretch of Euphorbia lathyris chromosome 7, ddEupLath1.1, whole genome shotgun sequence DNA includes these proteins:
- the LOC136201204 gene encoding LOW QUALITY PROTEIN: disease resistance protein RPM1 (The sequence of the model RefSeq protein was modified relative to this genomic sequence to represent the inferred CDS: substituted 1 base at 1 genomic stop codon), whose product MDSYPIDYTVSKIVTLLEKELSLLGGIEHELNEIKNELVSMRAFLDDSARKGTGSEGEKAWVENVRDVAYDVEDIIDEISYHVNRPKSEFKFIQFLHKTIQIPMYIWVRHCTAKKLGRISDRIKAISERRMRYDVNYHVERTNLSEERKWLKNHAESSLFINEDELVGIEDEKETLFHWLTDEVPQLKVISVAGMGGSGKTCLVAQVFNSPAVKQHFDCYAWISVSQHYVAEDLLRRMIIEFCQVIRELMPVNLSSMNFRQLVELLVNFLKQTRYVIVLDDVWNIHLWHEIRFCLPDNGCGSRVLLTTRKXDIAFSSFGVKSQVYFIQPLKQEESWNLFCLKAFPYNPTILCPLELQTFARDMVEKCKGLPMAIVALGGLMASKKSEAEWRKVCNSLNWELSNNQMLEVVKNVLLLSFHDLPNQLKQCFLYCSIFPEGCLIRRKRLIRLWMAEGFVEEIEGLTPEEVAESYITELGRRSMLEVLRTQSGKAKACKLHDLMRELAISISEQQRFCQVYKGHFCQEVVGERRALRRLSIQTWDEKLSPWTSMYQLRSLFVFVTDYLSSTSSCSIPSGFRLLRVLDLEFVPLRRLPEDIGNLFNLRYLNLKGTQIEELPKSIEKICNLQTLNLYQTKVTALPHGLVKLQKLRYLIASYYNLDSVDDFNYASGARVPPGVLGKLKELQVLHFVEATGNMSIHLKNLTQLTCLGVSNIKTTDERTLCSSIENMHLLCHLTLKASKAGEILRVDALSSPPARLRRLSLIGMLERIPHWFHSLQNLTALYLSWSRLSEDPIPRIQNMPKLKRLTLTNAYLGKKLSFISGFPALTTLIFRNFPLLEELEIEKGVMPSLQNLWHSKCMSLKMVPQGIEYLTNLQQVYLLNVSIELIDRIRNEDGADRPRIRHIPKISHYYQTLAGWSYESLS is encoded by the coding sequence ATGGATTCATATCCAATTGATTACACAGTTAGCAAAATAGTAACCCTTCTTGAGAAAGAACTGTCATTGTTAGGGGGAATTGAACATGAGCTTAATGAAATCAAGAATGAGTTAGTGAGCATGAGAGCTTTTTTAGATGACTCAGCGAGAAAAGGAACAGGATCGGAAGGAGAGAAAGCGTGGGTGGAAAATGTGAGAGACGTAGCCTATGATGTGGAAGACATTATTGATGAGATAAGTTACCATGTGAATAGGCCTAAATCAGAATTCAAATTCATTCAGTTTCTGCATAAAACAATCCAAATCCCCATGTACATATGGGTAAGGCATTGTACTGCTAAAAAATTGGGTAGAATCAGTGACAGGATCAAAGCAATTTCAGAGAGACGCATGCGCTATGATGTGAATTATCACGTTGAACGGACTAATTTAAGCGAAGAACGGAAATGGTTGAAGAACCACGCGGAGTCATCTTTGTTCATCAACGAGGATGAACTTGTGGGTATTGAAGACGAAAAGGAAACATTATTTCACTGGTTAACTGATGAAGTACCTCAACTGAAGGTCATTTCTGTTGCTGGAATGGGTGGTTCAGGCAAGACATGTCTTGTTGCTCAGGTTTTCAACAGTCCGGCTGTGAAGCAACATTTTGATTGTTATGCTTGGATTTCTGTATCCCAACACTATGTAGCTGAAGACTTGCTGAGAAGAATGATTATAGAATTCTGCCAAGTTATAAGAGAACTAATGCCTGTAAATCTAAGCAGCATGAACTTCAGGCAGCTTGTGGAGTTGCTTGTGAACTTCTTAAAGCAGACGCGCTATGTAATTGTGCTGGATGATGTATGGAATATACATCTTTGGCATGAAATTAGATTTTGTCTTCCAGATAATGGTTGTGGAAGTAGAGTTCTGCTTACAACTAGAAAATAAGATATTGCTTTCTCTTCTTTTGGAGTCAAAAGCCAAGTTTACTTCATTCAACCTTTAAAGCAGGAGGAGTCATGGAATTTGTTTTGCCTGAAAGCTTTTCCTTACAATCCAACAATATTGTGCCCATTGGAACTGCAAACCTTTGCTAGAGACATGGTGGAGAAGTGTAAAGGCTTACCAATGGCAATTGTTGCATTGGGTGGCCTTATGGCATCGAAGAAGTCGGAAGCTGAGTGGAGAAAGGTTTGTAATAGTTTGAATTGGGAGCTAAGCAACAACCAAATGCTTGAAGTAGTGAAGAATGTCTTGTTACTTAGCTTTCATGATTTACCGAACCAGCTTAAGCAGTGTTTCTTGTACTGCTCTATTTTCCCTGAAGGTTGTCTGATTCGAAGAAAGAGACTCATTAGACTGTGGATGGCAGAAGGGTTCGTGGAAGAGATAGAAGGGCTAACACCAGAAGAAGTAGCAGAGAGTTATATCACCGAACTAGGCCGTCGAAGCATGCTTGAAGTACTGCGCACCCAATCTGGCAAGGCAAAAGCATGTAAACTTCATGACCTCATGCGAGAACTTGCAATTTCAATCTCTGAACAACAAAGATTTTGTCAAGTATATAAAGGACATTTCTGCCAGGAAGTTGTAGGAGAGAGGAGAGCTCTTCGTCGACTGTCTATCCAAACTTGGGACGAGAAATTATCTCCATGGACAAGCATGTATCAGCTTCGATCGCTTTTTGTGTTCGTGACTGATTATCTCTCTTCGACATCCTCATGCTCCATTCCTTCAGGTTTTAGGCTTCTAAGAGTCTTAGATCTCGAATTTGTCCCGCTTAGGAGATTGCCTGAAGACATTGGTAATCTGTTTAATTTGAGGTACTTGAACTTGAAAGGGACACAAATAGAGGAGCTTCCGAAATCAATTGAGAAAATTTGCAATCTGCAGACTTTGAACCTTTATCAGACAAAAGTTACAGCACTTCCTCATGGGTTAGTGAAGCTACAAAAGTTGAGGTATTTGATAGCGAGCTATTATAATCTCGACTCCGTTGATGATTTTAACTATGCGAGTGGTGCACGTGTTCCGCCAGGAGTACTAGGTAAATTGAAGGAATTACAAGTTCTTCATTTTGTTGAAGCAACTGGCAATATGAGCATACATCTGAAAAATTTGACCCAGCTCACATGCCTCGGAGTGTCGAACATAAAAACAACGGATGAAAGGACGTTATGTTCATCGATAGAGAATATGCATCTCCTCTGTCATTTAACACTAAAAGCTTCCAAGGCGGGTGAGATCCTTCGCGTGGATGCACTATCATCGCCCCCAGCTCGCCTCCGGAGACTTAGTTTGATAGGGATGTTAGAGAGAATTCCTCATTGGTTTCATTCACTCCAAAACTTGACAGCTTTATATTTAAGTTGGTCAAGACTAAGTGAAGATCCCATTCCGCGCATTCAAAATATGCCGAAATTGAAAAGGCTTACCCTCACAAATGCTTATCTAGGGAAAAAGCTGAGCTTTATTTCAGGCTTTCCTGCACTCACAACTCTGATCTTCCGAAACTTTCCGCTGCTTGAAGAGCTTGAAATAGAAAAGGGAGTGATGCCAAGTCTACAGAACCTATGGCATAGCAAATGTATGTCATTAAAGATGGTTCCTCAGGGTATTGAATATCTCACAAATCTTCAGCAAGTGTATTTGCTAAACGTTTCGATTGAGCTGATTGATCGGATACGCAACGAAGACGGGGCAGATCGTCCACGGATTAGGCATATCCCAAAGATCAGCCACTACTATCAAACACTGGCTGGATGGTCTTATGAAAGCTTATCCTGA
- the LOC136234992 gene encoding uncharacterized protein — MDKWSPQDAMNAYLHTLHLCQSNEYGNTTSIEPKCMEFISALAAGKRAKIMVEITTEGITPLTIALAVAAKHTGGKLICIISPHQQNFKTTSSQNLHNLQHLQDVIEFVHGNPLQLVKELKKVDLLVIDGRLEDQIKLIKVVDFNENGCDIVGHNMHYRRNCLISFGEVLSGKKGVEYKTMAIGDGIELTRIGCMSKVTRRYRRFHVTFENY, encoded by the exons ATGGATAAGTGGTCTCCTCAAGATGCTATGAATGCTTATTTGCATACGCTTCACCTG TGCCAAAGCAATGAATATGGAAACACAACAAGCATAGAACCAAAATGCATGGAATTCATATCAGCATTAGCAGCAGGAAAAAGAGCAAAAATAATGGTAGAAATAACAACAGAAGGAATAACACCATTAACAATAGCTCTAGCAGTAGCAGCAAAACACACAGGAGGCAAACTTATCTGCATAATTTCACCTCACCAGCAAAATTTCAAAACAACAAGTTCCCAAAATCTACACAATCTTCAACATCTTCAAGATGTGATTGAATTTGTTCATGGAAATCCTCTCCAATTAGTGAAGGAATTGAAGAAGGTGGATCTTCTTGTGATTGATGGAAGGTTGGAGGATCAGATAAAGTTGATTAAGgttgttgattttaatgaaaatgGGTGTGATATTGTAGGGCATAATATGCATTATAGGAGGAATTGTTTGATTTCATTTGGGGAGGTTTTGAGTGGGAAGAAAGGAGTTGAGTATAAGACTATGGCTATTGGAGATGGGATTGAATTGACTAGAATTGGGTGTATGAGTAAGGTTACTAGGAGGTATAGGAGGTTTCATGTTACTTTTGAGAATTATTGA